From the Thermosipho affectus genome, one window contains:
- the mce gene encoding methylmalonyl-CoA epimerase, giving the protein MKTNKIDHIGIVVKNAEERLNLYKNFLGLEVTHIETIPERGLKVYFVKIGETRFELLEPINENSEVSKFLEKKGEGIHHIAVNVSGINEAISLAKEMGLKPLSEEPQKGAGGTKVLFIHPKTTGGILLELVEGNH; this is encoded by the coding sequence TTGAAAACAAACAAAATAGATCATATTGGTATTGTTGTCAAAAACGCAGAAGAAAGATTAAATTTATATAAGAATTTTTTAGGGCTTGAAGTTACACATATAGAAACAATACCAGAAAGAGGATTAAAGGTTTATTTTGTGAAAATAGGAGAAACACGCTTTGAACTCTTAGAACCAATAAATGAAAATTCGGAAGTTTCTAAATTTTTAGAAAAGAAAGGGGAAGGTATACATCATATAGCTGTAAATGTATCCGGTATAAATGAAGCTATATCCCTTGCAAAAGAAATGGGATTAAAACCTCTATCAGAAGAACCACAAAAAGGAGCAGGAGGAACAAAGGTTCTTTTCATTCATCCAAAAACCACTGGTGGAATATTATTGGAATTAGTTGAAGGTAATCACTAA
- a CDS encoding cyclic nucleotide-binding domain-containing protein, translated as MKTIELNQESKIFEKGDNGTYIYIIKSGEVKIIYNNFEEILQQNEVIGIESILNEPYTETAIAKTKVKLNQLSPDEFKELYSGTDVEKKALKSFTKRTMKILGWL; from the coding sequence ATGAAAACAATTGAATTAAATCAAGAAAGTAAAATCTTTGAAAAAGGAGATAACGGAACATATATTTATATAATTAAATCAGGTGAAGTGAAAATAATATACAATAACTTTGAAGAAATTCTTCAACAAAACGAAGTTATAGGAATAGAATCCATATTAAACGAACCGTACACTGAAACTGCCATTGCAAAAACAAAAGTAAAACTAAACCAACTCTCACCAGATGAATTCAAAGAATTATACAGTGGAACTGATGTTGAGAAAAAAGCACTTAAATCATTTACTAAAAGGACTATGAAAATACTTGGATGGCTTTAA
- the secA gene encoding preprotein translocase subunit SecA, whose protein sequence is MKLFDKNERVLKKYWKKVKKINEINLENSKFSELIERINKIKKEITQETIDDYLYEVFAIVREVAKRTIGLRPFDVQLIGGMVLHDSKVAEMKTGEGKTLVATMPVVLNALLGKGVHLVTVNDYLAKRDAMWMGPIYLALGLRVGIINTQNKSYEIIWKNKEAFENAVKENLSVWPLDFSDEFLPEEKKVKNATLAFEIEIKEISRKEAYHCDITYGTNTEFGFDYLRDNLVIDLSDRVQRGHYYAIVDEVDSILIDEARTPLIISGPSKTKASDYKRFNQIAKKLIKDKHFTVDEKKKTVILTDEGIEHVEKLLNIDNLYDPEHVNKMYFLLNALKAQYLFKKDVDYIIHKGEVVIVDEFTGRLLPGRRYSGGLHQAIEAKEGVSIKEESITYATITYQNYFRMYEKLAGMTGTAKTEEEEFKQIYGMDVVVIPTHKPMIRKDRDDLIYRTQEEKFQAVVNEIKKRYEKGQPVLVGTTSIEKSERLSKMLKKENIPHNVLNAKHHEKEAEIISKAGQKNSVTIATNMAGRGTDIKLGPGVKELGGLLIIGTERHESRRIDNQLRGRAGRQGDPGESIFFLSLEDDLIRIFGGEKLEKIMNIVKIEKGEPIYHPMLTKLIEKVQKKVESINFGIRKNLLQMDTVLDAQRKAIYSYREYLLSGNIDEHFKDAIEDFTERRLEEFCEQNVCDVNKVKESLKIVNITGEIPDIREELKEFLKNKLIEKFEEKKKEFGEDFHKIGKFIALRVIDENWRQYLEEVEHVKEAVSLRAYGQKDPIIEFKKETYRMFDGMMSRIFEQTIIYTLNIQRLSDETERQSKKELEKINTQHDEFSLVNRRKRRAVDKKGKKRLKVKR, encoded by the coding sequence GTGAAATTATTCGACAAGAATGAAAGAGTTTTAAAAAAATATTGGAAAAAGGTAAAAAAAATCAACGAAATAAACTTAGAAAATTCAAAATTTAGTGAATTAATTGAAAGAATAAACAAAATAAAAAAGGAAATTACCCAAGAAACCATAGATGATTATCTATATGAAGTTTTTGCAATAGTAAGAGAAGTTGCAAAAAGAACCATCGGATTAAGACCCTTTGATGTGCAGCTTATTGGTGGAATGGTATTACACGATAGTAAAGTTGCCGAAATGAAAACCGGCGAAGGAAAGACACTTGTAGCAACTATGCCTGTTGTACTAAATGCCCTTTTGGGGAAAGGTGTACATCTTGTAACTGTAAATGATTATCTTGCCAAAAGAGATGCAATGTGGATGGGACCTATATATCTTGCTTTGGGACTAAGAGTAGGAATAATAAACACACAAAACAAATCGTACGAAATTATCTGGAAAAATAAAGAAGCTTTTGAAAATGCTGTAAAAGAAAACTTGAGTGTATGGCCATTAGATTTTTCCGACGAATTTTTACCCGAAGAAAAGAAGGTAAAAAATGCAACCCTTGCATTTGAAATAGAAATAAAAGAAATAAGTAGAAAAGAAGCATACCATTGCGATATTACATATGGAACAAATACGGAATTTGGTTTTGATTACTTGAGGGACAATTTAGTCATAGACCTCTCCGATAGAGTTCAAAGGGGCCACTACTACGCCATTGTCGATGAAGTAGATAGCATCTTAATAGACGAGGCAAGAACTCCCCTAATAATTAGTGGTCCATCTAAAACAAAGGCCTCAGATTATAAAAGATTTAACCAAATTGCCAAAAAACTAATTAAAGACAAACATTTTACAGTAGACGAAAAGAAAAAAACGGTTATATTGACCGACGAAGGAATCGAACATGTGGAAAAATTGTTAAATATCGACAATCTATATGACCCTGAACATGTAAACAAGATGTATTTTTTACTAAACGCATTAAAAGCACAATATTTGTTTAAAAAGGATGTAGATTATATTATTCATAAAGGAGAAGTTGTAATTGTCGATGAATTTACAGGAAGACTTCTTCCAGGAAGAAGGTATAGCGGAGGTCTCCACCAAGCTATCGAAGCAAAAGAAGGTGTTTCTATAAAAGAAGAATCGATAACTTATGCAACTATAACTTATCAAAACTACTTTAGAATGTATGAAAAACTTGCCGGTATGACCGGGACTGCAAAAACAGAAGAAGAAGAATTCAAGCAAATTTATGGAATGGATGTTGTTGTAATTCCAACACACAAACCTATGATAAGAAAAGATAGAGACGATTTGATATATAGAACACAAGAAGAAAAATTTCAAGCAGTTGTTAATGAAATTAAAAAGAGATACGAAAAGGGGCAACCTGTACTTGTAGGAACTACCTCTATAGAAAAAAGTGAAAGACTTAGCAAAATGCTAAAAAAAGAAAACATACCTCATAACGTTCTTAATGCAAAACATCATGAAAAAGAAGCAGAGATAATCTCAAAAGCCGGTCAAAAAAATTCAGTAACAATTGCAACGAATATGGCAGGAAGGGGAACAGACATCAAACTTGGCCCCGGCGTTAAAGAACTTGGCGGACTTTTAATAATTGGAACAGAAAGACACGAAAGTAGAAGAATCGATAACCAACTAAGGGGTAGAGCTGGAAGACAAGGTGATCCAGGTGAATCCATATTTTTCTTATCACTCGAAGATGATTTAATAAGGATATTTGGTGGTGAAAAATTAGAAAAAATAATGAACATAGTCAAAATAGAAAAAGGAGAACCAATCTACCACCCAATGCTCACAAAACTCATTGAAAAAGTACAAAAGAAAGTAGAAAGTATAAATTTTGGTATCAGGAAAAATCTTCTACAAATGGATACTGTATTGGATGCACAAAGAAAAGCCATTTATAGCTACAGAGAATATTTACTCTCAGGAAATATAGATGAGCACTTTAAAGATGCCATTGAAGATTTTACAGAAAGAAGATTAGAAGAATTTTGCGAACAAAATGTTTGTGATGTCAACAAGGTAAAAGAAAGTCTAAAAATTGTAAATATAACGGGAGAGATACCAGACATAAGAGAAGAATTAAAAGAATTTTTGAAAAACAAACTAATCGAAAAGTTTGAAGAAAAGAAAAAAGAATTTGGTGAAGATTTCCACAAAATAGGAAAATTTATTGCATTAAGGGTAATTGATGAAAATTGGAGACAATACCTTGAAGAAGTTGAACATGTAAAAGAAGCAGTAAGCCTCAGGGCATACGGACAAAAAGATCCGATAATAGAGTTTAAAAAGGAAACATACAGAATGTTTGATGGAATGATGTCAAGGATCTTTGAACAGACAATAATCTATACGTTAAACATTCAAAGGCTTTCAGATGAAACAGAAAGACAATCTAAAAAAGAATTGGAAAAAATCAACACACAACACGATGAATTTAGTTTGGTTAATAGGCGCAAACGAAGAGCTGTAGACAAAAAAGGAAAAAAAAGATTAAAAGTAAAGAGGTGA
- the minC gene encoding septum site-determining protein MinC: MSFDLKAFKSDIVFYIDEYDKIQNLLSNIDSKMKEIKHFFDGREKVLLKMKNLKEKICDVPKIIEKLEEYNIKTKAIITDEFDEKNVTVENKEEEKEKTIILIKNLRSGQKITHNGNIILVGNVHVGSEINAGGSVVIFGSCHGLIKAGLRITPAYILTLSLNSPLIQINDIKHQLSKTYNNPTFIYSKGGKLIFDEIVQREEKL; the protein is encoded by the coding sequence TTGTCATTTGACTTAAAAGCATTTAAATCCGATATTGTTTTCTACATTGATGAGTACGATAAAATTCAAAATTTACTCTCAAATATTGATTCAAAAATGAAAGAAATCAAACACTTTTTTGATGGCAGAGAAAAAGTACTTTTAAAAATGAAAAATTTAAAGGAAAAAATTTGCGATGTTCCAAAAATAATAGAAAAATTAGAAGAATATAATATCAAAACTAAAGCTATAATAACTGATGAATTCGATGAAAAAAATGTAACTGTAGAAAATAAAGAAGAAGAAAAAGAGAAGACTATCATTCTCATTAAAAATCTAAGATCCGGTCAAAAAATAACTCACAATGGAAATATTATTTTAGTTGGAAACGTACATGTGGGTTCAGAAATAAATGCAGGAGGTTCTGTTGTAATTTTCGGTTCTTGTCACGGACTAATTAAGGCCGGTTTAAGAATAACACCTGCATATATACTTACACTTTCTTTAAATAGCCCACTAATTCAAATAAATGATATAAAACATCAATTATCAAAAACATATAATAATCCCACTTTTATATATTCAAAAGGTGGAAAATTAATATTTGATGAAATCGTTCAAAGGGAGGAAAAACTGTGA
- a CDS encoding YfbR-like 5'-deoxynucleotidase, giving the protein MLGIGKLIFMMGNLFTIQRWNNKPAVVKFSEADNAYSTLLISFALREYYNMEIEKAVKWRMSRILPKLVLSDVSLELKERVERLSPDVWEKVRDKAFKDLYNIVEKDQLDNLTDEKFEPIDKFADIYTSFFEAKVNDKVFDFKKPILELEEKLNKYNNNFPDDIPKIFFSIALNMVSMVRWNRIYRNIKTTVAGHSFIVVAISFIIAKLLNLEKDSVENIIKRALLHDLPEAFTGDVITPTKKKTKELDMLVSMVEKEMFNEWLKENPKISYLKKYENMVSDPFSTFEGQIVRIADYFAALLECSLEIFSGNKEITFRNVFFDLKKHLKTFEKLDLGEWIDEIEDIVF; this is encoded by the coding sequence ATGTTGGGAATCGGTAAATTAATATTTATGATGGGAAATTTATTTACAATACAAAGATGGAATAACAAGCCAGCGGTTGTAAAATTTTCCGAAGCTGACAATGCTTATTCAACTCTTTTAATTTCCTTTGCCTTAAGAGAATACTACAATATGGAAATCGAAAAAGCGGTAAAATGGAGAATGAGTAGAATACTACCCAAACTTGTACTTTCAGATGTTTCACTTGAACTTAAAGAGCGCGTAGAAAGACTTTCTCCAGATGTCTGGGAAAAAGTAAGAGACAAAGCATTCAAAGATCTATACAACATAGTAGAAAAAGACCAACTAGATAACCTTACAGACGAAAAATTTGAACCAATTGATAAATTTGCAGATATTTACACAAGTTTTTTTGAAGCAAAAGTAAATGATAAAGTTTTTGATTTTAAAAAACCAATTCTTGAACTTGAAGAAAAACTTAATAAATATAATAATAACTTCCCAGATGATATACCAAAAATATTTTTTTCAATTGCGCTGAATATGGTATCCATGGTAAGGTGGAATAGGATATATAGAAACATAAAAACAACCGTTGCAGGACATTCTTTCATTGTTGTGGCAATTTCATTTATAATAGCAAAACTGTTAAATCTTGAAAAAGATAGTGTTGAAAACATAATAAAAAGAGCACTATTACACGACTTACCAGAAGCTTTTACTGGAGATGTTATAACTCCAACCAAGAAAAAAACAAAAGAATTAGACATGTTGGTATCCATGGTAGAAAAAGAAATGTTTAATGAATGGTTAAAGGAAAATCCAAAAATTTCATATTTGAAAAAGTACGAAAATATGGTTTCGGATCCTTTTTCTACCTTTGAAGGTCAAATAGTTAGAATTGCAGATTATTTTGCCGCTTTATTAGAATGCTCACTTGAAATATTTTCAGGTAACAAAGAAATAACATTTAGAAACGTATTTTTCGATCTAAAAAAACATTTGAAAACATTTGAAAAATTAGATTTAGGAGAATGGATTGATGAAATAGAAGACATTGTCTTCTAA
- a CDS encoding HesA/MoeB/ThiF family protein: MIFDCLDNIEGRLILDDLSHKLNIPLIHGAVERFSGQITVILPNVTKSLLNILKGYVFPTTPQVFPPAVLITASFQVLEAIKILSGNLEDALVNKLLFFDLQDNYFETIRI, translated from the coding sequence TTGATATTTGACTGTCTAGATAATATAGAAGGAAGACTTATACTGGATGATTTATCACACAAATTAAATATTCCTCTAATACACGGTGCTGTAGAAAGATTTTCTGGACAAATAACAGTAATCTTACCAAATGTTACAAAGTCCTTATTAAATATATTAAAGGGATATGTTTTTCCAACAACACCCCAAGTATTTCCACCTGCTGTTTTAATTACTGCATCATTTCAAGTTTTGGAAGCAATAAAAATTTTATCTGGAAATCTTGAAGATGCACTCGTAAACAAATTACTTTTTTTTGATCTTCAAGACAATTACTTTGAAACAATAAGAATTTAA
- a CDS encoding HesA/MoeB/ThiF family protein: MKKLISRHEKLIDKNILSKKILVAGAGGLGLTNLELLVRLGFKNIVVYDPKSIDPPDLNRQILFDYFDVNKQKVIIAKEKLKRINPNCNVEIFAQK, encoded by the coding sequence ATGAAAAAATTAATTTCAAGACATGAAAAACTAATTGATAAAAACATATTAAGTAAAAAAATTTTGGTTGCAGGTGCAGGTGGGTTAGGTTTAACCAATTTGGAATTGCTAGTTAGACTCGGTTTTAAAAACATCGTTGTATACGATCCAAAAAGTATAGATCCACCAGATTTAAATCGTCAAATACTATTTGATTATTTCGACGTAAACAAACAAAAAGTTATAATCGCAAAAGAAAAATTGAAAAGGATTAATCCAAACTGCAACGTTGAAATCTTCGCTCAAAAATAA
- a CDS encoding metallophosphoesterase family protein, with protein MIVVFSDIHGCFEQFKRLVNYIERVYSDIRYIFLGDFIDRGNDSKKVVDLVLEIKNKVVLLGNHEEMMLRYMQGKPSSWLSQNNGGLKTLKSFGKKLNNYIPFFQELSFIHFEKIKDFNFVFSHANISMSFPLREALSFKGNFWKFLEEYNVPLKGSNIWYRVPEYIDGYVVVHGHTPVNEPVVLKKDGKIYDINIDTGCVYGGNLTAMIIEENITFINDDLKYLEGRI; from the coding sequence ATGATAGTTGTTTTTAGTGATATCCATGGTTGTTTTGAGCAATTTAAAAGGTTAGTTAATTATATTGAAAGAGTTTACAGTGATATAAGGTATATATTCTTGGGCGATTTTATTGATAGAGGTAATGATTCTAAGAAAGTTGTGGACTTGGTTTTAGAGATAAAAAATAAAGTGGTACTTTTGGGTAATCATGAAGAAATGATGTTAAGATACATGCAAGGGAAACCGTCTAGTTGGCTTTCTCAAAACAATGGTGGGTTAAAGACATTGAAATCTTTTGGCAAAAAACTAAACAATTATATTCCTTTTTTCCAGGAACTTAGTTTTATACACTTTGAAAAGATAAAAGATTTTAATTTTGTATTCTCTCATGCAAATATATCAATGTCATTTCCGCTAAGAGAAGCCTTAAGTTTTAAAGGAAATTTTTGGAAATTTTTAGAAGAATATAATGTACCTTTAAAGGGGAGCAATATATGGTATAGAGTACCAGAATATATAGATGGATATGTAGTTGTGCACGGTCATACCCCCGTAAATGAACCTGTTGTTTTGAAGAAGGATGGAAAAATTTATGATATTAACATAGATACAGGATGTGTTTATGGTGGTAATTTGACGGCTATGATTATTGAAGAAAATATAACGTTTATTAACGATGATCTTAAATATTTGGAGGGGAGAATATGA
- a CDS encoding DMT family transporter, with protein sequence MKVVAIINLLIVTLIWGLTFPIQKMILPNISPFAYNAIRFWIATLLSYFIFGRGNKYGIILGVVLGISYATQTWGLSITTSSKSGFITAFYIMLIPVFSYYIEKKKPSKIQVFSFLIAIVGEYLLSGGINSINIGDILTFFCAIFYALHVVLVTHYSKKSNEKDLLTSQFFMVALLNTLFGIKGTWNFSLNVLSVALFTAVFATIYALIAQAKYQKIVGSNTAALIFVGEPIFTTLFSILLLSERLSLMQVFGMILTLLALILAIIPKKFLGFLREM encoded by the coding sequence ATGAAAGTTGTTGCAATAATAAATTTATTGATTGTAACTTTGATTTGGGGATTAACTTTTCCCATACAAAAGATGATTTTACCAAATATTTCTCCTTTTGCGTATAATGCGATTCGATTTTGGATTGCGACTTTACTTTCGTATTTTATTTTTGGAAGAGGGAATAAATACGGTATAATTTTAGGTGTTGTGTTAGGAATATCATATGCAACTCAAACTTGGGGACTTTCAATAACTACATCTTCAAAAAGTGGATTTATTACCGCATTTTACATAATGCTTATTCCGGTGTTTTCGTATTACATAGAAAAAAAGAAACCATCAAAAATTCAAGTCTTCTCATTTTTGATTGCTATTGTTGGTGAATATCTTCTTTCTGGAGGTATTAATAGTATAAATATTGGTGATATTCTTACGTTTTTCTGTGCTATTTTTTATGCTTTACATGTTGTTTTAGTAACGCACTATTCCAAAAAGTCTAATGAAAAGGATTTGTTAACTTCTCAGTTTTTTATGGTAGCTTTGCTAAATACTTTATTTGGAATAAAAGGTACTTGGAATTTTAGTTTAAATGTTTTATCTGTTGCCTTGTTTACTGCGGTATTTGCCACTATATATGCGTTGATTGCACAAGCAAAATACCAAAAAATTGTAGGAAGCAATACAGCTGCATTAATTTTTGTGGGTGAGCCGATTTTTACAACGCTTTTTTCCATTTTACTTTTATCTGAGAGACTTTCGCTAATGCAAGTATTTGGGATGATTTTGACTTTGTTGGCTTTGATTTTGGCTATAATTCCCAAGAAATTTTTAGGATTTTTAAGAGAGATGTAG
- the flgB gene encoding flagellar basal body rod protein FlgB: MFNTNFHTLKIAMDVALKRQEIHSQNIANAETPNYKRKYIAFEELLSESKMKLKLRTTSANHISNIKESINPILKTQENTSLTNDKNNVDIDVEMAEMVKNALKYQTLSRLISANIERYNTVVRNIR, translated from the coding sequence ATGTTTAATACGAATTTTCATACATTAAAGATTGCAATGGATGTAGCTTTAAAAAGGCAAGAAATACATTCACAAAATATTGCAAATGCGGAAACTCCAAATTATAAAAGAAAATATATAGCATTTGAAGAATTATTAAGTGAATCGAAGATGAAGTTAAAATTAAGAACTACTTCTGCTAATCATATAAGTAATATTAAGGAAAGCATAAATCCTATCTTAAAGACACAGGAAAACACCTCCTTAACTAATGATAAGAATAACGTAGATATTGATGTCGAAATGGCTGAGATGGTTAAAAATGCTTTAAAGTATCAAACACTTTCTAGACTAATAAGTGCAAACATTGAAAGGTATAACACAGTTGTAAGAAATATTAGATAA
- the flgC gene encoding flagellar basal body rod protein FlgC: MNEFNIMTIAATGMSAQRLRIDVITNNLANSETTRTKNGEPYRRKVPVFQELVRNIKGRVENGGVIVKKIYEDQSPFRIVYDPTHPDADENGYVKLPNVNVVREMVDMINAQRAYEANVTAFNTTKAMINSALQIGR; this comes from the coding sequence ATGAACGAATTTAATATAATGACAATTGCTGCAACAGGTATGTCAGCTCAAAGATTGAGAATAGATGTTATTACAAATAATCTTGCAAATTCTGAAACTACACGTACAAAAAATGGGGAACCGTACAGAAGAAAGGTTCCGGTCTTTCAAGAATTGGTTAGGAATATTAAAGGTAGGGTGGAAAATGGAGGAGTTATTGTTAAAAAAATATATGAAGATCAATCTCCTTTTAGAATAGTTTACGATCCTACTCATCCGGATGCTGATGAAAATGGTTATGTGAAATTACCAAATGTTAATGTAGTAAGGGAAATGGTTGATATGATAAATGCTCAACGTGCGTATGAGGCAAATGTTACTGCTTTTAATACCACTAAAGCGATGATTAATAGTGCGCTCCAAATTGGGAGGTGA
- the fliE gene encoding flagellar hook-basal body complex protein FliE, which produces MIDKVNGIGNYGNLKPNSLKKQNSDFTSILNDAIKSVNQQQKKAEQMADDFATGKISNIHEVIVEAEKASISLRLTVEVRNKIVDAYKEIMRMQF; this is translated from the coding sequence ATGATAGATAAGGTAAATGGAATAGGAAATTATGGGAATTTAAAACCAAATTCTTTGAAAAAGCAAAATAGTGATTTTACAAGTATATTGAATGATGCTATAAAAAGTGTTAATCAACAGCAAAAAAAGGCAGAACAAATGGCAGACGATTTTGCCACAGGGAAGATAAGTAATATACACGAGGTAATTGTGGAAGCTGAAAAGGCATCAATTTCACTTAGGCTTACTGTTGAGGTAAGAAATAAGATAGTAGATGCGTATAAAGAGATAATGAGGATGCAATTTTAA
- a CDS encoding Hsp20/alpha crystallin family protein, with amino-acid sequence MLARRGYFDPFVELQREIDRLFEDFMEPSRSSRIHFPKVDIYETENEVVIEAELPGMKKDDVKITIEDGVLIIKGERKFNREDKNKNYRVIERVEGQFERAFVLPDYVDVEKISAKFNDGVLKIELPKKVEKEKKIIDIKVE; translated from the coding sequence ATGTTAGCAAGAAGAGGTTACTTTGATCCATTTGTAGAACTTCAAAGGGAAATTGATAGATTATTTGAAGATTTCATGGAACCTTCAAGAAGTTCCAGAATTCACTTCCCAAAAGTGGACATATATGAAACGGAAAATGAAGTTGTAATCGAGGCAGAACTTCCTGGAATGAAAAAGGATGATGTAAAAATAACAATAGAAGATGGAGTCTTAATAATAAAGGGAGAAAGAAAATTTAACAGAGAAGATAAAAACAAGAACTACAGAGTTATCGAAAGAGTCGAAGGTCAATTTGAAAGGGCATTTGTATTACCAGATTATGTAGATGTAGAAAAAATAAGCGCTAAATTTAACGATGGTGTTTTAAAAATTGAACTTCCTAAAAAAGTAGAAAAAGAAAAGAAAATTATAGATATAAAGGTAGAATAA